AACTCGATTAGCAGACTACATTGGTCAGCCTGCTGTATCTGAACAGATGGAGATCTTTATCGGCGCTGCGAATGCCAGGGGTGAGGCGCTTGATCATGTACTGATTTTTGGTCCTCCTGGGTTAGGTAAAACAACGTTGGCAAATATTATTGCCAACGAAATGGACGGAACGATTAAAACAACCTCTGGTCCTGTGCTTGAAAAAGCAGGTGACCTGGCAGCAATACTCACCAGTCTAGAAGAAGGCGATGTGCTGTTTATTGATGAGATTCACCGTCTAAATGCATCAATTGAGGAGCTGCTTTATCCGGCGATGGAAGACTATCAGCTGGATATAATGATTGGAGAAGGCCCCGCTGCGCGATCTATAAAGCTTGAATTACCACCTTTTACACTGGTGGGTGCGACCACGAGGGCAGGCCTACTGACCTCACCGCTGCGAGATCGTTTTGGGATTGTGCAGCGGTTAGAGTTTTATAATACCGCTGATTTAACCGGTATCGTTATGCGCTCTGCAAAGATGCTAGGGTTATCAATCGAACCAGAAGGCGCTCATGAAGTTGCAAAACGCTCCCGTGGTACCCCGCGAATAGCCAACCGATTACTCAAGCGTGTAAGAGATTATGCGCAGGTGAAGTCAAATGGCCTGATTAATCAGCAAGTGGCAGACAGTGCATTAAACCTGTTAAAGGTTGATAGCCAAGGGCTCGATCATATGGACCGCCGTTTATTGGTGACCATGATGGAGCAGTTTGAAGGTGGGCCGGTTGGTGTCGAAAGTATGGCAGCAGCCATTAGTGAAGAACGAGGCACCATTGAAGATGTGCTTGAGCCTTATTTAATCCAACAGGGGTATATTATTCGTACTCCTAGAGGTCGCATGGTAACCAAAAGTGCCTGGCTTCACTTTGGGCTAACGGCACCCAGTAATATTTAGTGGCTGTATGCTCACACAGGAATAGGAAAGTGACTGATATGGAAACGCAAGCCCCCTCATGTTTTAACCTTCCTATTAGAGTGTATATCGAAGACACCGATGCAGGAGGCATTGTTTTCTATGCTAACTACCTTAAGTTTATGGAGCGGGCGCGCACAGAATATATTCGAAGCCTCGGTGTAGAACTGCGGGCGGGAATGCAACAGAATATAAGTTATGTTGTTCATAGCCTAGAGGTTAAATACCATAAGCCTGCAAAGCTCGATGATTTGGTGACGGTTACAGCAGTTGTTGCGAAAGTGGGTAAAACCTATCTGATTTTTGATCAGCAGGTGGTTGCTGAAAATAAGGCTGTTTTGGTGTCCGCGCAAGTCAAGGTTGCCTGCGTATCACTAGACACTGGAAAGCCAAGGGCGATCGATACTGGTTTAATTAACGCCATACGTTAAGTGATGGTTTAGGTTAAGTCATAGTTAGGTAAGTCACATCAATTATTATTGTTTATTTGGAGAAGTTGGGTGGAAGAACAGTTATCTATATGGAGTTTAGTGGCGGAGGCCAGTTTTATTGTCCAGTTTGTGATGTTTTTGCTCCTTGCAGCATCTGTATTGTCTTGGATGATTATTTTTCAGCGTGCAACCCTATTTAAACAGGCTAAGAAAGCGAGAATAGTGTTTGAAGAGCGTTTTTGGTCAGGGATGGATTTGAATCAGCTCTATCAAGAGCTTAATTCGGCTGAGCACTCTCAAGGCGGCTTAGAAAATATATTTAAAGCCGGTTTTAATGAGTTTACGCGGTTACGCCAACAAGGTAGCGTCGACTCAGATGCAATTATGGAGGGTACCCAGCGAGCTATGAGAGTTGCTGTTTCGCGAGAGGCAGAC
This genomic window from Alkalimarinus sediminis contains:
- the ruvB gene encoding Holliday junction branch migration DNA helicase RuvB; protein product: MIEEDRLVSATAVQSRSEEGQDRAIRPTRLADYIGQPAVSEQMEIFIGAANARGEALDHVLIFGPPGLGKTTLANIIANEMDGTIKTTSGPVLEKAGDLAAILTSLEEGDVLFIDEIHRLNASIEELLYPAMEDYQLDIMIGEGPAARSIKLELPPFTLVGATTRAGLLTSPLRDRFGIVQRLEFYNTADLTGIVMRSAKMLGLSIEPEGAHEVAKRSRGTPRIANRLLKRVRDYAQVKSNGLINQQVADSALNLLKVDSQGLDHMDRRLLVTMMEQFEGGPVGVESMAAAISEERGTIEDVLEPYLIQQGYIIRTPRGRMVTKSAWLHFGLTAPSNI
- the ybgC gene encoding tol-pal system-associated acyl-CoA thioesterase; amino-acid sequence: METQAPSCFNLPIRVYIEDTDAGGIVFYANYLKFMERARTEYIRSLGVELRAGMQQNISYVVHSLEVKYHKPAKLDDLVTVTAVVAKVGKTYLIFDQQVVAENKAVLVSAQVKVACVSLDTGKPRAIDTGLINAIR
- the tolQ gene encoding protein TolQ; the protein is MEEQLSIWSLVAEASFIVQFVMFLLLAASVLSWMIIFQRATLFKQAKKARIVFEERFWSGMDLNQLYQELNSAEHSQGGLENIFKAGFNEFTRLRQQGSVDSDAIMEGTQRAMRVAVSREADYLDSHLPFLATVGSTSPYIGLFGTVWGIMNSFRGLAQVQQATLATVAPGISEALVATAMGLFAAIPAVIAYNRYSAQADALVGSYETFAEEFSSILHRTVHA